In the genome of Mycoplasma seminis, one region contains:
- the gatB gene encoding Asp-tRNA(Asn)/Glu-tRNA(Gln) amidotransferase subunit GatB, producing MDNFETIIGIEIHVELKTKTKMFSPAGIDFNAAPNTKANQIDLAYPGTLPQVNKQAVKYGVALAKALQMQIDDELHFDRKNYFYPDLPKGYQITQFYRPIGKDGFVEIQTSQGPKKIAIERIHLEEDTARQHHDENGTKLDYNRAGIPLIEVVTYPVIRTAEEAANYVDMIKKTVIALEISEGKLEQGSLRADINISLRPRGYNGFGTKVEIKNMNSTSNIKKAIEYEIKLQREKILKDEVILQQTKRFDDNTNQTVVMRTKTGTTDYKYFADPNIPIIKLSKEFIDSVKLNELPNEKLKRYQENGIQNIYIQSLIDDYELAKYFDSIAYKDKDKLSKVFFAEVVSLANAQNVHPTELNINPEHLNQALELLDAEVISGKSLKKLIALLPNYEGDINLLLESHNLKQISDPKLIRSLIDEIMQANPEILNEYDSRPERVVKFILGALMKKTGGQVSPILSNTITLEVLNDLKK from the coding sequence ATGGATAATTTTGAAACAATAATTGGGATTGAAATCCACGTTGAATTAAAAACTAAAACCAAAATGTTCTCACCTGCTGGAATAGATTTTAATGCAGCACCTAACACTAAAGCTAACCAAATCGATTTAGCTTATCCAGGTACTTTACCACAAGTTAATAAGCAAGCTGTTAAATACGGAGTTGCCTTAGCTAAAGCTTTACAAATGCAAATTGATGATGAATTACATTTTGATAGAAAAAATTATTTCTATCCAGATTTACCAAAAGGTTACCAAATTACACAATTTTATCGTCCAATTGGAAAAGATGGATTTGTTGAAATTCAAACATCACAAGGACCTAAAAAGATTGCAATCGAACGTATTCACCTTGAAGAGGATACTGCAAGACAACACCATGATGAAAATGGTACAAAATTAGATTACAACCGTGCTGGAATTCCGCTTATTGAGGTTGTTACTTATCCAGTAATTAGAACTGCTGAAGAAGCAGCTAATTATGTAGATATGATTAAGAAAACCGTTATTGCTTTAGAAATTTCTGAAGGTAAACTTGAGCAAGGTTCATTAAGAGCTGATATTAATATTTCACTTAGACCTCGTGGATATAATGGTTTTGGTACAAAAGTTGAAATCAAAAACATGAACTCAACTTCAAACATTAAAAAAGCTATTGAATATGAAATTAAATTACAAAGAGAAAAGATTCTTAAAGATGAAGTTATCTTACAACAAACCAAACGTTTTGATGATAACACAAACCAAACTGTAGTAATGCGTACTAAAACAGGAACTACAGATTATAAATATTTCGCTGATCCAAATATCCCTATCATTAAGCTTTCAAAGGAATTTATTGATAGTGTTAAATTAAATGAATTACCAAATGAAAAACTAAAACGTTACCAAGAAAATGGTATTCAAAACATCTATATTCAAAGTTTAATAGATGATTATGAACTTGCAAAATATTTTGATTCAATTGCTTACAAAGATAAAGATAAATTATCTAAAGTTTTCTTTGCGGAAGTTGTTTCTTTAGCTAATGCGCAAAATGTACATCCAACTGAATTAAATATTAACCCTGAGCACTTAAATCAAGCCTTAGAACTTTTAGATGCTGAAGTAATTTCAGGTAAATCACTTAAGAAATTAATCGCTTTACTTCCGAATTACGAAGGTGATATTAATTTATTATTAGAAAGTCATAATTTAAAACAAATTAGTGATCCAAAATTAATTCGTTCATTAATAGATGAAATTATGCAAGCTAATCCAGAAATCTTAAATGAATATGATTCAAGACCTGAAAGAGTTGTTAAATTCATTTTAGGTGCTTTAATGAAAAAAACAGGAGGTCAAGTTAGCCCGATTTTATCAAATACAATTACTCTTGAGGTGCTAAATGACTTGAAGAAATAA
- a CDS encoding YhjD/YihY/BrkB family envelope integrity protein: MTWRNKNINHYAKLVKYKNKNNAIKKAYHQNLIWPDRFTIFLTLYEFLIKNILITLFAKLLLRARNENESRKRIKVIDNVYKNFTSKEYNFIWLSSAFYLLISFVPVIYIVYILNMFVSYIPAFNDFVGKEFQKHFLELILGRFIPGSQEYLLNIGSNSSEGFTLKTILPNLILFLSSLYISSTGYGKLVSSSNYIYEHYKMGTYWGNKIKGFFLVFVVSIIFWIFATADIMTEKAILLRHQNNKIWLNEFVYFIYTTTFFIVLLITLFKLIPSFKLSIKSVYKGALLSATPTILLVLLFNSLNKYFNYDKFGGTVGFFFTIAFFINWFVYFVFLGITFNNAYYKNYISTRTINKRQILFI; encoded by the coding sequence ATGACTTGAAGAAATAAAAATATTAATCACTATGCAAAATTAGTGAAATATAAAAATAAAAACAATGCAATTAAAAAAGCTTATCATCAAAATTTAATTTGACCTGACCGCTTTACAATATTTTTAACTTTATATGAATTCTTAATTAAAAATATTTTAATTACATTATTTGCTAAATTACTTTTAAGGGCTAGAAATGAGAATGAAAGTCGTAAAAGAATTAAGGTTATTGATAATGTTTACAAGAACTTTACCAGTAAGGAATATAACTTTATTTGATTATCGAGTGCCTTTTATCTTTTAATTTCATTTGTTCCTGTAATTTATATTGTTTACATTTTAAATATGTTTGTTAGCTATATTCCAGCATTTAATGATTTTGTTGGAAAAGAATTCCAGAAACACTTTTTAGAGCTTATTTTAGGGCGTTTTATCCCTGGTTCTCAAGAATATTTGCTTAATATTGGCTCAAATTCCTCTGAAGGATTTACTTTAAAAACTATACTTCCTAACTTGATTTTATTCTTATCATCTTTATATATTTCAAGTACTGGATATGGAAAATTAGTTTCTTCATCCAACTATATTTATGAACATTATAAGATGGGAACTTATTGAGGAAATAAAATTAAAGGATTCTTTTTAGTGTTTGTGGTTTCGATTATTTTCTGAATTTTTGCAACAGCTGACATCATGACTGAAAAAGCAATCTTACTCAGACACCAAAATAATAAAATATGACTCAATGAATTTGTTTATTTCATTTATACCACAACATTTTTCATTGTACTTTTAATTACTTTATTTAAATTAATTCCATCCTTTAAATTAAGTATTAAAAGTGTTTATAAAGGTGCACTTTTATCAGCTACCCCAACTATACTTTTAGTATTATTATTCAACTCATTAAATAAATATTTTAACTATGATAAATTCGGTGGTACTGTAGGGTTCTTCTTCACTATTGCGTTCTTTATCAACTGATTTGTATATTTTGTTTTCTTAGGTATTACATTTAATAATGCCTACTATAAAAATTACATTAGTACTCGAACAATTAACAAACGTCAAATTTTATTTATTTAA
- a CDS encoding MAG0490 family ComEA-like DNA-binding protein translates to MRKKKLILYLILVLLASGIAGYVLIQQIQAQHSLQKSKKGGEEDKIYKYKLSGNVLHKNIESTKPLTYRELLYLAQVKSGSDLDSLKLDDYATEEQTIFIPRKDQKLLWSDIRSAKDFEVFGIDKKYARYLYEYKEKNQGIPTWDDILKIKGIGSKTIEILKSFLILE, encoded by the coding sequence ATGAGAAAGAAAAAATTGATTTTATATTTGATTTTAGTTTTGCTCGCAAGCGGTATAGCTGGGTATGTTTTAATTCAGCAAATTCAAGCGCAACACAGCTTGCAAAAGAGCAAGAAAGGAGGTGAAGAAGACAAAATTTATAAATATAAATTAAGCGGAAATGTCTTGCATAAAAATATAGAATCAACTAAACCTTTAACATACAGAGAATTACTTTATTTAGCACAAGTAAAAAGTGGATCTGATTTAGATTCACTAAAACTAGATGATTATGCAACTGAAGAACAAACCATATTTATTCCAAGAAAAGACCAAAAATTATTATGAAGTGATATAAGGAGTGCTAAAGATTTCGAAGTTTTTGGAATAGATAAAAAATATGCTAGATACCTATATGAATATAAAGAAAAAAACCAAGGAATACCAACTTGAGATGATATTTTAAAGATAAAAGGAATTGGTTCAAAAACAATTGAAATCTTAAAAAGTTTCTTGATTCTAGAATAG
- a CDS encoding ComEC/Rec2 family competence protein, with protein MLGIFLLILFTVSLHNWFYFEYWYEGKEINQVFSVRNIKENYVWLQNALGQKISIYRSNLPENIALYSQIRIQGQLFKIAKMNEYFQSNNLFYTVKISQLQMLDSWINIREKFFNYYLNQQQGYQTLIIPLVFGHSVESKNVVIQQLSQLGIIHLIVVSGLHFGTIYLFINMIFRRFKQKWLILIIAISIYFWFVKDSVSVYKIYLFILIKEICQKFFSNRYNPYKNLLAISLLYLLFNPLSVLSIGYWISYVLTFGLLLYNVQKQKWNNTSKLQKFLGYLKIYFYSWILASCIVIVFNQKLNLLSLLLTTILTPIFQILLITFFLFFPFWFIVVPISNLTIDFLNLFRNFILLININGKWYWYSFLVFDYFFILKLSLLNKKCIIKTWY; from the coding sequence ATGCTAGGAATCTTTTTACTGATACTATTTACAGTTTCTTTGCATAATTGATTTTATTTTGAATATTGATATGAAGGCAAAGAAATTAATCAAGTATTTAGTGTTCGCAACATTAAGGAAAATTATGTGTGATTGCAAAATGCTTTAGGGCAAAAAATCAGCATTTATCGTAGCAATCTACCTGAAAATATAGCTTTGTATTCACAAATTAGAATTCAAGGGCAATTATTTAAGATTGCAAAAATGAATGAATATTTTCAAAGTAACAATTTATTCTATACAGTCAAAATTTCGCAGCTCCAAATGCTCGATTCGTGAATTAATATTAGAGAAAAATTCTTTAATTATTATTTAAATCAACAGCAAGGATATCAAACATTAATTATTCCTTTAGTATTTGGGCATAGTGTTGAAAGTAAAAATGTTGTTATTCAACAACTAAGTCAATTAGGAATAATTCACCTAATTGTAGTAAGTGGATTGCACTTTGGAACGATATATTTATTTATAAACATGATTTTTAGAAGATTTAAACAAAAATGACTCATTTTAATTATTGCTATCTCTATTTACTTTTGGTTTGTTAAAGATTCTGTTTCAGTTTATAAGATATATTTGTTTATTTTAATCAAAGAGATTTGTCAGAAATTTTTTTCAAATCGCTACAATCCTTATAAGAATTTACTAGCTATTTCGCTTTTGTATTTATTATTTAATCCCTTAAGTGTGCTCTCAATAGGTTATTGAATTTCATATGTTCTCACATTCGGTTTGTTGCTTTACAATGTTCAAAAACAAAAGTGAAATAACACTAGTAAATTGCAAAAGTTTTTAGGATACTTAAAAATATATTTTTATTCCTGAATTCTAGCTAGCTGTATAGTAATTGTGTTTAATCAAAAATTAAATTTATTAAGCTTGCTACTCACTACAATATTAACTCCGATTTTTCAAATATTGCTGATTACATTTTTTCTATTTTTTCCATTTTGATTTATTGTTGTCCCGATTAGTAACCTAACAATTGACTTTTTAAACTTGTTTAGAAATTTCATTTTATTAATTAATATAAATGGAAAATGATATTGATATTCATTTCTGGTTTTTGATTATTTCTTTATTTTAAAACTGAGTTTATTAAATAAGAAATGTATAATTAAAACATGATATTAA
- the holA gene encoding DNA polymerase III subunit delta codes for MILITDTNEYLTKQKINEIKSKFNPTNIIEIEDLDKSDILISLLNEGGLFRQQKLILLKNPKLFNKKVKLQESLINALNQCNDVIVLWFQGEKIKSYSLPKTLYLAHSYDFKPLSEKETITWVQKCFNSYGVSIKYNDLLLLLSKLPNNLNIIENEIIKLSLLGENITPALLESFISLYPSDNAFVFSNAISSNEILSIYQKYLMLKEQEVNINQLFYAISSNLILVHKYYIYQKAFTSRLQLAQKLNISDKRLFVIEKISKNFTPQQVEKIILELGILDIDNKTFGVEYEIFESFLAKNFG; via the coding sequence ATGATATTAATAACTGATACAAATGAATATTTAACTAAACAAAAAATCAACGAAATTAAGTCTAAATTTAATCCAACAAACATAATTGAAATTGAAGATTTAGACAAAAGCGATATTTTGATTTCTTTATTAAATGAAGGTGGACTTTTTAGACAACAAAAGTTAATTTTGTTAAAAAATCCTAAATTGTTTAATAAAAAAGTAAAACTACAGGAAAGCTTAATAAATGCTTTAAATCAATGCAATGATGTTATTGTTTTATGATTCCAAGGCGAAAAAATCAAATCTTACTCATTACCAAAAACTCTTTATCTTGCTCATTCTTATGATTTCAAGCCTTTAAGTGAAAAAGAAACAATAACTTGAGTGCAAAAATGCTTTAACTCTTATGGTGTAAGTATTAAATATAATGATTTATTGCTTTTATTATCTAAGCTTCCAAATAACTTAAATATTATTGAAAATGAAATCATTAAACTTAGCTTGCTTGGAGAAAACATTACACCTGCTTTACTTGAAAGTTTTATTAGCTTGTATCCATCTGATAATGCTTTTGTTTTCTCAAATGCAATTTCAAGCAATGAAATATTGTCAATTTACCAAAAATATTTAATGTTAAAAGAACAAGAAGTTAATATTAATCAGTTATTTTATGCAATTTCATCTAATCTAATATTAGTGCATAAATACTACATTTATCAGAAAGCTTTTACTTCAAGATTACAATTAGCTCAAAAATTAAATATTTCCGATAAAAGATTATTTGTAATTGAGAAAATTAGTAAAAACTTCACACCACAGCAAGTTGAAAAAATAATTTTAGAATTAGGTATCTTAGATATAGATAACAAAACATTTGGAGTAGAATATGAAATTTTTGAATCATTCTTGGCTAAAAACTTCGGATAA
- a CDS encoding nucleotidyltransferase, with protein sequence MKKNKKNRVGIIAEYNPFHNGHIYQINWIKQNIPNAYIIVAMSNKYTQRGEITCASFKQRKAIALKYGVDKVFKMDDKYVIQAAHVFAQAGVELLNKHKIKYLVFGSETNNVELFVQIANIIKNNPKQYSELIKKYMKKGANSFPKASNLAIQDLSNQNIQLPNDILGLEYVKHIIFNDYDITPISIQRTIGFHSEEVINNFASATKIRELLLQGKDFSAFTPMQLKLNPKNNIQNTYKKFVKKVTKLSPEALRKYKLIDEGIENLFKKQVALNNDYDSFIEACISKRYTRNRIKRCYINILLGNKK encoded by the coding sequence ATGAAAAAAAATAAGAAAAATAGAGTAGGTATTATTGCTGAATATAATCCATTCCATAATGGTCACATTTATCAAATTAATTGAATTAAACAAAATATACCTAATGCTTATATTATAGTAGCAATGTCAAATAAATATACTCAAAGAGGTGAAATAACTTGTGCATCCTTTAAACAAAGAAAAGCAATTGCTTTAAAATATGGTGTAGATAAAGTTTTTAAAATGGATGATAAATATGTAATTCAAGCAGCTCATGTTTTTGCTCAAGCTGGTGTTGAATTATTAAATAAACATAAAATTAAATATTTAGTATTTGGTTCAGAAACTAATAATGTTGAACTTTTTGTTCAAATTGCAAATATTATTAAAAATAATCCTAAACAATATAGTGAGTTAATTAAGAAATATATGAAAAAAGGAGCAAATAGTTTTCCGAAAGCTTCTAACCTTGCAATTCAAGATTTATCAAATCAAAATATTCAATTACCAAATGATATTTTAGGATTAGAATATGTTAAACATATAATTTTTAATGATTATGATATTACACCAATTTCAATTCAAAGAACCATAGGTTTCCATAGTGAAGAAGTAATAAATAATTTTGCAAGCGCTACTAAAATCCGTGAGTTACTCCTTCAAGGTAAAGATTTTTCTGCCTTTACTCCAATGCAACTCAAACTTAATCCTAAAAATAATATACAAAATACTTATAAAAAATTTGTTAAAAAGGTAACTAAATTATCTCCCGAAGCATTAAGAAAATACAAATTAATTGATGAAGGAATTGAAAATTTATTTAAAAAACAAGTTGCCTTAAATAACGATTATGATTCTTTTATTGAAGCATGTATTTCAAAAAGATATACTCGTAATCGTATTAAACGTTGTTACATTAATATACTATTAGGAAATAAAAAATAA
- the rpmF gene encoding 50S ribosomal protein L32, protein MAIVPKRKTSKQRKHKRNTHSALDTPNLVSCKNCSQKIEQHVVCKFCGFYKGKKVEGYVALNDRNN, encoded by the coding sequence ATGGCTATTGTTCCAAAACGTAAAACGTCTAAACAACGTAAACACAAAAGAAATACTCATTCAGCTTTAGATACACCTAACCTTGTATCATGCAAAAACTGCAGCCAAAAAATCGAACAACACGTTGTATGTAAGTTCTGTGGATTTTACAAAGGCAAAAAAGTTGAAGGTTATGTTGCATTAAATGATAGAAATAACTAA
- the ruvA gene encoding Holliday junction branch migration protein RuvA gives MKLYIIGEVVYKNKNNLILESKGEGYLMTVADEARFEVGQKVKMYLYEHRTEYLACTYGFKDFKERLLFIDLIAVEKVGPKIAMILLEKGWEYVARLIAEYNVKDLSSIQFISEKLANIICVQLSDKWAKICSNADNKRAEKSKMRDELSKTLFELGFKKAQIDLALRKVKPSDSIDNMIEESIRLIANTDGEEEIADGTQA, from the coding sequence ATGAAATTATATATTATAGGTGAAGTTGTTTATAAAAACAAAAACAATTTAATTTTAGAATCTAAAGGTGAAGGTTATTTAATGACTGTAGCTGATGAAGCCAGATTTGAAGTAGGACAAAAAGTAAAAATGTATCTATATGAACATCGCACAGAATATTTAGCATGTACATATGGATTCAAAGACTTTAAAGAAAGATTGCTATTTATTGATTTAATAGCTGTTGAAAAAGTTGGACCAAAAATAGCAATGATATTATTAGAGAAAGGATGGGAATATGTTGCTAGATTAATTGCTGAGTACAATGTCAAAGATTTATCAAGCATTCAATTTATTAGTGAGAAACTTGCTAATATCATTTGCGTACAATTATCAGATAAATGAGCAAAAATTTGTTCAAATGCAGATAATAAACGTGCTGAAAAAAGCAAAATGCGAGATGAATTATCTAAAACATTATTTGAACTAGGATTCAAAAAAGCTCAAATTGATTTAGCGCTTAGAAAAGTTAAACCCTCTGACTCTATAGACAATATGATTGAAGAAAGTATTAGATTAATTGCTAATACAGATGGTGAGGAAGAAATAGCTGATGGAACTCAGGCCTAA
- the ruvB gene encoding Holliday junction branch migration DNA helicase RuvB: MELRPNKFAEFIGQTKLVKTLQAMIRSSKIQNKVLDHILLYGAPGMGKTTLASLIAKENNSRIHYIQGANIEKKSDLISVLSVINQGDVVFIDEVHSINKNVVEFLYGAMEDFVFDLIVGADGNSRPLRMKIKPFTLIAATTKLNEISQPLKDRFGFLGRIVSYTVEDIFKILTISKEKLNISVSDDILNLIAMYSRSTPRIANHLLERINDFAIAQNKGVINKRIVKKTFKYLDLYEFGLTRDHIEYLEILKEGFEEKYVSLDTITGLLLHTKENIVNEIEPTLLYLKLIEKNSKGRRITSEGIDYLIRQNLT, translated from the coding sequence ATGGAACTCAGGCCTAATAAATTTGCTGAATTTATAGGACAAACCAAATTAGTAAAAACTTTACAAGCAATGATACGTAGTTCTAAAATTCAGAATAAAGTATTAGATCATATTTTATTATATGGAGCTCCAGGGATGGGTAAAACTACTTTAGCTAGTTTAATTGCTAAAGAAAATAACTCACGTATTCATTATATACAAGGTGCAAACATCGAAAAGAAATCTGATTTAATTAGTGTTTTATCAGTTATTAATCAAGGTGATGTAGTCTTTATTGATGAAGTGCACAGTATTAATAAGAATGTTGTAGAGTTTTTGTATGGAGCAATGGAAGATTTTGTTTTTGATTTAATTGTGGGAGCTGACGGAAATTCTCGACCACTGAGAATGAAAATCAAGCCGTTTACTTTAATAGCTGCTACAACTAAGTTAAACGAAATTTCTCAACCATTAAAAGATAGATTTGGTTTTTTAGGTAGAATTGTTAGCTATACTGTTGAAGATATTTTTAAAATATTAACTATAAGTAAAGAAAAATTAAACATATCTGTCTCTGATGATATTTTAAATTTAATCGCAATGTATTCTCGTTCTACACCCAGAATTGCAAACCATTTACTTGAAAGAATTAATGACTTTGCAATTGCACAAAACAAAGGAGTTATTAATAAAAGAATAGTAAAGAAAACTTTTAAATATTTAGACTTATATGAATTCGGACTAACACGAGATCATATTGAATACTTAGAAATATTAAAAGAAGGCTTCGAAGAAAAATATGTTTCACTAGATACAATAACAGGTTTATTGCTACACACTAAAGAAAATATTGTTAATGAAATCGAACCAACTTTGCTATATTTAAAATTAATTGAAAAAAATTCAAAAGGACGTAGGATAACATCTGAAGGTATAGATTACCTAATTAGACAAAATTTAACTTAA
- the whiA gene encoding DNA-binding protein WhiA: MTNKHSSFSSEVKKEIINNLSKNHEIISFIKGLLFCSANIDKNGNYLLYIKNEYLYDKIVRKLDKSKISYISDPKHPTKLVIVYNELIIPQMESKDDLSYFFGGVFCGGGSISGKNSTSYHLEISSHNKQNIEEIASKLNEYDFGFNILNRNNKYVLYTKNKDKLIDFLAAIGAKKSWYSLQNLIIKRDFENVTNRINNIDLSNLNKIAESTIKHIENINYMFENNLDELFDEDQLVAFRIKTENKWISLAELSYILGNDYNIFISKSGLNHWFRKLNTVVEKHKNNQ, from the coding sequence ATGACTAATAAACACTCATCATTTAGTTCCGAAGTTAAGAAGGAAATAATAAATAATCTATCTAAAAATCATGAAATTATCTCTTTTATTAAAGGGTTACTATTTTGCTCTGCAAACATTGATAAAAATGGTAATTATCTACTTTATATAAAGAATGAATATTTATATGACAAAATAGTCAGAAAGCTTGATAAGTCTAAAATTAGCTATATTTCTGATCCAAAACACCCAACTAAGTTAGTGATTGTTTACAATGAATTAATCATTCCACAAATGGAATCTAAAGATGATTTATCGTACTTTTTTGGAGGAGTGTTCTGTGGAGGTGGAAGTATTTCAGGTAAAAATTCTACTTCTTATCATTTAGAAATTTCCTCACATAATAAACAGAATATAGAAGAAATAGCTTCAAAATTAAATGAATATGATTTTGGATTTAATATCTTAAATCGTAACAATAAATATGTTTTATATACCAAAAATAAAGATAAATTAATTGATTTTCTTGCTGCTATCGGGGCTAAAAAATCTTGATATAGCTTGCAAAACCTCATTATTAAAAGGGACTTTGAAAACGTTACAAATAGAATAAATAATATTGATTTAAGCAATTTAAATAAAATTGCTGAAAGTACCATTAAACATATAGAAAATATTAATTATATGTTTGAAAATAATTTAGATGAATTATTTGATGAGGATCAATTAGTTGCCTTTAGAATTAAAACCGAAAATAAATGGATTTCACTAGCAGAATTGTCTTATATTTTGGGAAATGATTATAATATCTTTATTTCTAAAAGTGGTTTAAATCATTGATTCAGAAAATTAAATACTGTAGTTGAAAAACATAAAAATAATCAATAA
- the infC gene encoding translation initiation factor IF-3 encodes MNKDIPFKQVFLLSPEGEKLGVKYTTEALEIAKSYKMDLVLISVEPKPICRILDYGKFKYDRKKKNKELKEKQTIIQNREVRLTAMIGENDLLTKAKKAREFLLKGDRIKVSLKLRGREIGRKDLGFSTLDKFYAQLEDIAEKTSEPKLVNDRFLDMNLQPNKQKIQKYLKEQNLEKNQEAKEGELNAENEN; translated from the coding sequence ATTAACAAGGATATTCCATTCAAACAAGTATTCTTACTTTCTCCAGAAGGTGAAAAACTTGGTGTTAAATATACAACTGAAGCATTAGAAATCGCTAAAAGCTATAAGATGGACTTAGTTTTAATTAGTGTTGAACCTAAACCAATCTGTCGTATTCTTGATTACGGAAAATTTAAATATGATCGTAAGAAGAAGAATAAAGAATTAAAAGAAAAACAAACAATCATCCAAAATCGTGAAGTTAGATTAACTGCTATGATTGGAGAAAATGATTTATTAACTAAAGCTAAAAAAGCTAGAGAGTTTCTTTTAAAAGGAGATAGAATTAAGGTTTCTTTAAAACTAAGAGGTCGTGAAATAGGAAGAAAAGATTTAGGTTTTTCAACATTAGATAAATTCTATGCTCAATTAGAAGATATTGCTGAAAAAACTTCAGAACCTAAATTAGTGAACGATCGTTTCCTTGACATGAATCTCCAACCTAATAAACAAAAAATTCAAAAATATTTAAAAGAACAGAATCTTGAAAAAAATCAAGAAGCTAAAGAAGGAGAATTAAATGCCGAAAATGAAAACTAA
- the rpmI gene encoding 50S ribosomal protein L35, which produces MKTKSALKKRIKVTGTGKILREQAYRSHLAQNKTTKQKRQSRKSAQMSKSDLKRFKALI; this is translated from the coding sequence ATGAAAACTAAAAGTGCGTTAAAGAAACGTATTAAAGTTACAGGAACAGGTAAAATCTTAAGAGAGCAAGCTTACCGTTCTCACTTAGCACAAAACAAAACAACAAAACAAAAACGTCAATCACGTAAATCTGCCCAAATGTCTAAATCTGATTTAAAAAGATTTAAAGCATTAATCTAA
- the rplT gene encoding 50S ribosomal protein L20 — protein MARVKGGTVTRARRKKWLKLAKGYFGHKSIGYKVAKQAVVKSWTYAFRDRKQVKRNFRKLWIARINAAVRAEGMSYSRFINGLKKANITINRKMLSELAINEPKTFSVLVQIAKDAK, from the coding sequence ATGGCGAGAGTTAAAGGCGGAACAGTTACAAGAGCAAGACGTAAAAAATGATTAAAATTAGCTAAGGGATACTTCGGTCACAAGTCAATCGGATATAAAGTTGCTAAACAAGCAGTTGTTAAATCATGAACATATGCTTTTAGAGACCGTAAGCAAGTTAAAAGAAACTTTAGAAAATTATGAATCGCTCGTATCAACGCAGCTGTTAGAGCAGAAGGAATGAGTTATTCAAGATTCATTAATGGACTTAAAAAAGCAAACATTACAATTAACCGTAAAATGCTTTCAGAATTAGCTATTAATGAACCAAAAACATTTTCAGTTTTAGTACAAATTGCTAAAGATGCAAAATAA